Proteins co-encoded in one Candidatus Bathyarchaeota archaeon genomic window:
- a CDS encoding multiprotein bridging factor aMBF1 — MRCEVCGRKIHTEPIRAIIEGAKLTVCVECSKHGKVILHEEADLPKKVTAKPQAPISVVPKRPIVAKVEITQEVTEDYANKIKAAREKLALSHEELGKKINEKASVLRNLEAGKMAPNNQLASKLEHMLKIKLLVPVSEEKVTTLPKATSQELTLGDLIEMDKKGEASTERKPS; from the coding sequence ATGAGATGCGAAGTCTGCGGACGTAAAATACACACCGAACCCATACGCGCAATCATCGAGGGAGCAAAACTAACAGTATGCGTCGAATGCTCCAAGCACGGAAAAGTAATCCTGCACGAAGAAGCAGACCTCCCTAAAAAAGTCACAGCTAAACCGCAGGCGCCAATCAGCGTGGTTCCGAAGCGACCAATCGTCGCCAAGGTTGAGATTACACAAGAAGTAACCGAAGATTATGCTAACAAAATAAAAGCAGCAAGAGAAAAACTAGCCTTAAGCCATGAGGAACTCGGCAAAAAAATCAATGAAAAAGCCTCAGTTCTGCGAAATCTTGAAGCGGGAAAGATGGCGCCAAACAATCAACTTGCATCAAAACTTGAACACATGCTAAAAATCAAGCTACTTGTCCCTGTTTCTGAAGAAAAAGTAACCACTTTGCCTAAAGCTACAAGTCAAGAATTGACTTTGGGGGACCTCATTGAGATGGATAAGAAAGGGGAGGCTTCCACAGAACGAAAGCCATCCTAG
- the hflX gene encoding GTPase HflX, whose amino-acid sequence MLVQRRLNREESSLDELKKLAQSAGYTIVGVLEQTRRPDARYQIGAGKVEELATMVKETGAEKVIFDNPLRTLQTYNLAKATRVEVIDRFQLILEIFTKRATTTEAQLQIQLATLQNELKHAKEKVRLSKGSEQPGFMGLGAYEADVYREAIKRQVQTILKKLSRIREKRIIQRERRAELGFLSISLAGYTSAGKSSLFNALAEETARVDKALFTTLSTTTRVVEFSNRRFLLTDTVGFIDRLPISLIEAFHSTLEETIYSDLIILVIDLNEPIQTIEKKNNICLETIERLGASGIPLITALNKIDLMNKDVVEQNVQALKDKVHNPILISAKCKTNLGTLKKEIVKILEYFVQAQFSVPLTNKTMPFMSWVHEKTVIKKEDYTNDSVQVVFEADPALAEQVRKKVKDLNGKFQTNPTK is encoded by the coding sequence ATCCTAGTCCAGCGTAGGCTTAATCGTGAAGAATCAAGCTTAGATGAACTCAAAAAATTGGCGCAATCCGCTGGTTACACTATTGTTGGAGTTTTAGAGCAAACTCGAAGGCCTGATGCCCGTTACCAGATTGGCGCTGGAAAAGTCGAAGAACTGGCCACTATGGTTAAGGAAACAGGTGCAGAAAAAGTAATTTTCGACAACCCCCTGCGAACCCTGCAGACATATAACCTTGCTAAGGCAACTCGTGTCGAAGTCATAGACCGCTTCCAACTCATCTTAGAAATCTTTACTAAACGAGCCACAACAACCGAAGCGCAACTGCAGATTCAACTTGCCACCCTGCAAAACGAGCTAAAGCACGCCAAAGAAAAAGTGCGACTATCCAAAGGAAGCGAGCAGCCTGGCTTTATGGGTCTTGGTGCTTACGAAGCAGACGTTTACAGAGAAGCCATAAAACGGCAAGTTCAAACAATCCTCAAGAAACTGTCAAGAATCCGAGAGAAAAGAATAATCCAGCGGGAACGAAGAGCAGAACTGGGCTTTCTTAGCATTTCACTTGCAGGTTACACGAGTGCAGGAAAAAGTTCACTGTTCAACGCTCTAGCCGAAGAGACAGCACGGGTGGACAAGGCGTTGTTCACTACGCTTTCAACTACAACTCGTGTGGTGGAGTTCTCAAACCGCCGCTTCCTATTAACCGACACTGTCGGCTTTATTGACCGCTTGCCCATCTCGCTGATTGAGGCGTTCCATTCAACACTGGAAGAAACCATCTACTCAGACCTAATCATTTTGGTCATTGATTTAAATGAGCCAATCCAAACCATAGAGAAGAAAAATAACATCTGCCTTGAAACCATCGAGCGCCTTGGAGCCTCAGGAATACCGCTCATCACCGCCCTAAACAAAATCGATTTAATGAATAAAGATGTGGTAGAGCAGAATGTGCAAGCGCTCAAAGACAAGGTTCATAATCCGATTCTTATTTCAGCCAAATGCAAAACAAACCTCGGCACTCTGAAGAAGGAAATTGTGAAAATTCTCGAGTACTTCGTGCAAGCCCAGTTCTCCGTGCCCTTGACAAACAAGACTATGCCTTTTATGTCGTGGGTGCATGAGAAAACGGTCATAAAAAAAGAAGACTACACCAACGACTCCGTCCAAGTGGTGTTTGAGGCTGACCCAGCCTTAGCGGAGCAAGTGAGAAAGAAAGTGAAAGATTTAAATGGAAAATTCCAAACCAACCCAACCAAATAA
- a CDS encoding tRNA (cytidine(56)-2'-O)-methyltransferase (catalyzes the S-adenosyl-methionine-dependent 2'-O-ribose methylation of C56 in tRNA transcripts) produces MENSKPTQPNNKPQIVVLRWGHRPQRDVRLTTHVALTARALCASGFILSDTQDKHIEQTVTKISKAWGGKFHFEMGTPWKVAVQNWKAKGGIIVHLTAYGENIQTSDVLSRIKAQNKDVMLLVGSQKVPGEFYSSEVSDFNVAVGNQPHSECSALAIFLDRYFEGKELAEPFQNAKMEIVPKERGKEIKTRRR; encoded by the coding sequence ATGGAAAATTCCAAACCAACCCAACCAAATAACAAACCCCAAATAGTTGTACTGCGATGGGGGCACAGGCCACAACGTGACGTGCGATTAACTACTCATGTAGCTTTGACGGCGCGGGCTCTTTGCGCCTCAGGCTTCATACTTTCAGACACGCAAGACAAGCACATAGAACAAACTGTAACCAAAATCAGCAAGGCATGGGGCGGAAAATTCCACTTTGAAATGGGAACCCCTTGGAAAGTGGCAGTTCAAAACTGGAAAGCAAAAGGCGGCATAATCGTGCACTTAACCGCTTACGGAGAAAACATTCAAACAAGCGATGTGCTGAGCCGAATCAAAGCACAGAATAAGGATGTTATGTTGCTTGTTGGGAGCCAAAAGGTGCCGGGCGAATTCTACTCCAGCGAGGTTTCGGATTTCAATGTTGCAGTTGGGAATCAGCCGCACTCTGAATGTTCGGCGCTTGCGATATTTTTGGACCGTTACTTTGAAGGCAAAGAGCTTGCTGAGCCGTTCCAGAACGCTAAGATGGAGATTGTTCCCAAAGAAAGAGGCAAAGAAATCAAGACTCGTCGACGTTAA
- a CDS encoding transcription factor, whose product MLSTIDDATLMKVALALGEEDAVKLIEHLKGVDEITDDEIANKTAIRLNSVRKILYKLYDHSLVSLRRTRDPKTGWFIFHWKLQPDQLEGFILSQKRRVLEKLNVRLEYEKNHDFYYCGSPECKRVPFEEAVELVFHCSTCGKPLVHFGNETMISRLSEKVELLRKELGE is encoded by the coding sequence ATGTTATCGACTATTGATGATGCAACTTTAATGAAAGTGGCTTTGGCATTAGGCGAAGAAGATGCCGTAAAACTTATTGAGCATTTAAAAGGCGTAGACGAAATAACTGATGATGAAATCGCGAACAAAACAGCCATACGTCTAAATTCTGTTCGTAAAATTCTCTACAAACTCTACGACCACTCACTTGTTAGCCTCCGTAGAACACGTGACCCCAAAACAGGCTGGTTTATTTTTCACTGGAAGCTTCAACCAGACCAGCTTGAAGGCTTCATTTTAAGCCAGAAACGCCGTGTTCTGGAAAAACTCAACGTTAGACTGGAATATGAGAAAAACCACGATTTCTACTACTGCGGCAGCCCAGAGTGCAAACGGGTTCCGTTCGAAGAAGCCGTCGAACTGGTTTTTCACTGTTCCACATGCGGCAAACCACTGGTGCATTTTGGAAACGAAACCATGATAAGTAGACTTTCAGAAAAAGTCGAATTGCTCAGGAAGGAACTGGGTGAGTGA
- a CDS encoding HDIG domain-containing protein encodes MSERLPSREQAIALLKDNGCSDHVISHCLAVAELSLEIANKLQKKGLTVNLALVEAGALLHDIGRAKTHTVDHAVVGAQIAKSIGLPESIIKVIKRHVGAGITAEEAKWLGWPQDVYTPQSLEEKVVSYADKLIDKSERISIETEIKRLREENKSEAAQRVGLLHQEMTNLLGNEK; translated from the coding sequence GTGAGTGAGAGGCTTCCTTCAAGGGAGCAAGCAATAGCCCTTCTCAAAGACAACGGTTGCTCAGACCACGTCATTAGCCATTGCCTAGCCGTTGCAGAGTTATCCTTAGAGATTGCAAACAAACTCCAAAAGAAAGGCTTAACAGTTAACCTCGCTCTGGTTGAGGCAGGTGCACTTCTCCATGACATTGGTCGCGCAAAAACGCACACTGTTGACCACGCGGTTGTTGGAGCGCAAATCGCAAAGTCCATAGGGTTACCAGAATCTATTATCAAGGTAATCAAGCGTCATGTCGGTGCTGGCATCACGGCAGAGGAAGCAAAATGGCTTGGCTGGCCACAAGACGTGTACACGCCTCAGTCGCTTGAGGAAAAGGTTGTTTCATACGCTGACAAGCTAATCGACAAGTCAGAGCGAATTTCAATCGAAACAGAAATTAAGCGGCTTCGAGAGGAAAACAAGAGTGAGGCTGCCCAAAGAGTTGGATTGCTTCATCAAGAAATGACTAACTTGCTTGGCAATGAAAAATGA
- a CDS encoding DUF2110 family protein, with translation MTILTLLVKASNTGQLRQVGDLLSAEFEDLDVEAKVLGNPINKWVQVSLSGEDETIAANYINKEIGTCPTTLENAKNQPVLKGYISKIDQTKQELKVDVGIFEPKTMHAIVPLSRLQAQLAEGKEVAFKKIVDAFGLAEGLPLSVKEIGEEAEGLGTELSKPQVEKLLGWQQSLLDRLIILGAARGTVDSVLERTRLDRDVIDLEALGFFEHALTCKLGTDATGVIPRIGGYLKHSVFVVFSAKKSVSFLGEQGLTL, from the coding sequence ATGACCATCTTAACGTTGCTGGTTAAAGCTTCAAACACAGGCCAACTAAGACAAGTAGGTGACTTGCTATCAGCAGAATTCGAAGACTTAGACGTTGAAGCTAAAGTTTTAGGCAACCCGATCAACAAGTGGGTTCAAGTTTCCCTCTCAGGCGAAGATGAAACCATAGCCGCAAACTACATCAACAAGGAAATCGGCACATGCCCCACAACTCTCGAGAACGCAAAAAACCAGCCAGTCTTGAAAGGTTACATTTCAAAGATTGACCAAACCAAGCAGGAACTAAAAGTTGACGTTGGAATTTTCGAGCCCAAAACGATGCATGCAATTGTTCCTTTGTCGCGTTTGCAAGCTCAACTTGCAGAGGGCAAAGAGGTTGCCTTCAAAAAAATTGTTGATGCCTTCGGGTTGGCTGAAGGGTTGCCTTTAAGCGTTAAAGAAATTGGCGAAGAGGCGGAAGGGTTAGGCACAGAATTATCAAAGCCGCAAGTTGAAAAGTTGCTGGGGTGGCAGCAATCGCTTTTGGATAGACTGATTATTTTGGGTGCAGCCCGCGGCACGGTTGATTCTGTGCTGGAGCGAACAAGGCTAGACAGGGATGTTATCGATTTGGAAGCGCTTGGATTTTTTGAGCATGCTTTAACGTGTAAGCTTGGGACTGATGCGACTGGAGTTATTCCAAGAATTGGGGGGTACTTGAAACATTCTGTTTTTGTTGTCTTTAGTGCCAAGAAAAGCGTTAGTTTTCTGGGTGAACAGGGATTAACCTTATAA
- a CDS encoding HAD hydrolase-like protein produces the protein MARSLDIKAVALDFDGVVTNLDVDWRDAVRRASEIAGYEVKSLNVFYETNGETGLFKKISDEIEKLELDAIKKTQPKQSIKEFLQKIREEKIKIFMVSMQSRKVVETFLNMHGLAGYFEDIITRDRCPSKRTQVECILKQTGITASEVLLIEDSKKNIGVCRKLGVVCFLFDRNASPKKTKHTWNRILGLLKIGNLIS, from the coding sequence ATGGCGCGTAGTTTAGACATCAAAGCTGTTGCTCTTGATTTTGACGGAGTAGTCACCAATCTGGATGTTGACTGGAGGGACGCTGTGCGCCGAGCGTCCGAAATTGCTGGCTACGAAGTGAAAAGCCTCAACGTGTTCTATGAGACTAATGGCGAAACTGGGCTTTTCAAAAAAATCAGCGATGAAATAGAAAAGCTGGAACTGGATGCCATAAAGAAAACGCAGCCTAAGCAAAGCATCAAAGAGTTTCTCCAAAAAATCCGAGAAGAAAAAATTAAAATCTTCATGGTTTCCATGCAGAGTCGCAAGGTAGTTGAAACCTTTCTGAACATGCATGGGTTGGCAGGCTATTTTGAGGATATCATAACACGCGATAGGTGCCCAAGCAAAAGAACCCAAGTTGAGTGCATCCTAAAACAAACGGGAATCACTGCAAGCGAGGTTTTGTTGATTGAGGATTCTAAGAAAAACATCGGTGTATGCAGGAAACTGGGTGTGGTTTGTTTTCTCTTTGACAGGAATGCGAGTCCTAAAAAAACCAAGCACACGTGGAATAGGATTTTGGGTTTATTAAAAATAGGTAATTTGATTTCTTAG
- a CDS encoding winged helix-turn-helix domain-containing protein — MVEKESETLKGTALDIYRLLLKANKPLGIREIQRILKLSSPSIAQHHLARLEEACLVKREWGDYVINRVELQNCVKISSFLIPRHFFYLIFAVGVLALELVVLEPIFTLAYAISVVAALVFIVIFGYETIKVWRRGSL; from the coding sequence ATGGTTGAAAAAGAATCCGAGACTCTAAAGGGAACAGCCCTTGACATCTACCGTTTACTGCTCAAAGCCAACAAGCCGCTGGGCATCAGAGAAATCCAGCGCATCCTAAAACTCAGCAGTCCCTCAATAGCCCAGCATCACCTCGCCAGATTGGAGGAGGCGTGCCTTGTCAAACGAGAATGGGGCGACTACGTAATCAACCGCGTGGAGCTGCAGAACTGTGTAAAAATCAGTAGCTTCCTAATTCCCCGGCACTTCTTCTACCTCATATTTGCCGTTGGGGTTTTAGCGCTGGAGCTTGTGGTTCTTGAGCCGATTTTCACCCTCGCGTATGCAATCTCAGTCGTCGCCGCACTGGTCTTTATAGTGATTTTCGGATATGAAACAATCAAAGTCTGGCGTAGGGGTAGCCTATAA
- a CDS encoding FtsX-like permease family protein: MGILTRATRNISRRKARAFLLIVVLSLALAIIISLPPNIVANQKGNQGVLDEIFGVIDSNNQAMNITATQLDCSLQLQFLHNQGPYKNMTMMVTPFLNISDYANLTSIPEIADVIPIMYYWIPDEENFFFNATYNGYNYVGFMNIWGIPLDASYLERFPSVIPSTATATFSTRANITAGRNLEAGDHGVVVLQDFIAHYFNASVGDTVNILGQNFTVVGIQGTRKSGGQEFDMYMNLEDAQKITNTTGQALTLVVFADSVENVETVESKIKTEYSQLDIQTNKALINNILDAQEQWTRQMQTAQAKMRNIENTGILIIGIVVAAQIAIILLVMMYNVRERTREIGTLKAMGASNRMILGQFMIEGTLLSLIAGVIGIVIGTVGASAIGTLLLPRLNQYGVDLITVDGQDVAVPLAITITPELILAGLGIALALGALGSLYPAWRAAKIRPAEAMRND, from the coding sequence ATGGGAATCTTAACAAGAGCCACAAGAAACATATCCAGAAGAAAAGCAAGAGCGTTCTTGCTGATTGTAGTGTTGAGTTTGGCTTTGGCGATAATAATTTCTTTGCCGCCAAACATCGTCGCAAACCAGAAAGGCAACCAGGGGGTGCTGGACGAAATATTTGGCGTCATCGACAGCAATAATCAGGCTATGAATATCACTGCAACCCAACTGGACTGCTCTCTACAATTACAATTTCTCCATAATCAAGGACCATACAAAAATATGACTATGATGGTAACGCCATTTTTGAACATATCTGACTACGCTAACCTTACCTCTATCCCAGAAATCGCCGACGTTATACCTATAATGTATTATTGGATACCAGATGAGGAGAACTTTTTCTTCAATGCCACTTACAATGGATATAACTACGTGGGCTTCATGAACATTTGGGGAATACCTTTAGACGCCTCTTATCTCGAAAGGTTTCCCTCGGTTATTCCTTCAACGGCCACAGCGACTTTCAGCACAAGAGCAAATATTACCGCTGGCAGAAACCTAGAGGCTGGAGACCATGGCGTCGTCGTTTTGCAGGATTTTATTGCTCATTACTTTAACGCCAGCGTTGGCGACACCGTTAACATTTTAGGGCAAAACTTTACGGTAGTAGGCATTCAGGGAACGAGAAAATCAGGCGGCCAAGAGTTTGATATGTACATGAATCTTGAGGATGCCCAAAAAATCACCAACACAACGGGGCAAGCACTAACCCTCGTAGTTTTTGCTGATAGTGTAGAAAACGTAGAGACAGTCGAGAGTAAAATCAAAACTGAATATTCCCAGCTTGATATTCAGACTAATAAAGCGTTGATAAACAATATTTTAGATGCCCAAGAACAATGGACGCGGCAGATGCAAACAGCACAAGCTAAAATGAGGAATATAGAAAACACCGGTATACTGATTATAGGCATCGTGGTGGCTGCTCAAATCGCCATAATACTGCTTGTCATGATGTATAATGTTCGAGAGAGGACCAGAGAAATCGGAACCCTCAAAGCTATGGGCGCAAGCAACAGAATGATTCTGGGGCAATTCATGATTGAAGGCACACTTCTGAGCCTAATCGCTGGCGTAATCGGTATAGTCATCGGTACAGTTGGTGCATCAGCAATAGGAACCCTGCTTCTGCCACGTCTAAACCAATATGGAGTCGATTTGATAACTGTAGATGGACAAGATGTGGCGGTACCCCTTGCTATTACAATAACCCCCGAGCTTATCCTTGCTGGATTGGGTATTGCATTGGCGCTGGGAGCGCTTGGCAGCCTCTATCCGGCATGGAGAGCAGCAAAAATCCGTCCAGCGGAGGCGATGCGCAATGATTGA
- a CDS encoding ABC transporter ATP-binding protein, translating to MIETVVKIENLSKTFTLGKRKIQPLNGLDLEVKRGEFTAIMGPSGSGKTTLLNLIGCMDKPTDGKITIDNIDIAHLPESELYKIRRDKIGFVFQNFNLLPYLNARENVELAMELASKFKGQRKQRALELLNTVGLSGREQHRPQHLSQGEQQRVAIARALANDPAIILADEPTGNLDAANKQEIVKLLAKLNQTQGTTILMVTHDEQVAAHTERMLLLNEGKITQEKQGS from the coding sequence ATGATTGAGACAGTTGTAAAAATCGAAAACCTATCCAAGACATTTACGCTTGGCAAACGCAAAATACAACCTCTAAACGGCTTAGACCTTGAGGTTAAACGAGGCGAGTTCACAGCCATCATGGGACCTAGCGGTTCAGGCAAAACTACTCTGCTAAATCTTATCGGCTGCATGGACAAACCAACAGACGGCAAAATAACCATAGACAACATAGACATTGCCCATCTGCCAGAATCAGAGCTATACAAGATACGACGAGACAAAATAGGCTTTGTATTCCAAAACTTCAACCTGCTACCCTATCTAAACGCAAGGGAAAACGTCGAGCTAGCAATGGAGTTAGCAAGCAAGTTCAAAGGGCAACGAAAACAGAGAGCACTCGAACTACTCAATACCGTTGGTTTATCTGGAAGAGAACAACACAGACCCCAACATTTAAGCCAAGGAGAACAACAACGGGTCGCAATTGCACGAGCACTAGCCAACGACCCAGCCATAATTTTAGCTGACGAGCCCACGGGCAACTTGGATGCCGCCAACAAACAGGAAATCGTCAAGTTGCTGGCAAAGCTAAACCAGACACAGGGCACAACCATCTTGATGGTGACGCATGACGAGCAGGTTGCGGCACATACAGAACGGATGCTCTTGTTAAATGAGGGAAAAATAACCCAAGAAAAACAGGGCTCATAA
- a CDS encoding AAA family ATPase encodes MQCESTKNLQPLSEIIGQERAVRALKFGLGIKNNGFNMYVAGYPGTGRKTATKNFVEAQAKTQPVPPDWCYVNNFSDQYEPKAIQLPAGKGKEFKEDMKNFIENIRTALPKAFESEDYIARRESTLKGLENQRKQLIQELNAKAQHEGFVIQTTPIGILLIPVLDGKPLSEEEILALPQSMKNRLQEKREHLEKEFTNTMRQLIDMERQIHEALNKLNKEVALYAIGNQVQNLMEKYKALSEVTAYLKAVEKDILDNLQQFVGRGERKQQLSLQMPWMREEPFRKYEVNVVIDNSETTGAPVVMETNPTYHNLLGKTEKEAQFGALTTDFTMIRGGSIHKANGGYLIIPVEDLLRNPFSYDGLKRDLKDESIVIEEPEERYGFLSVKSLKPQPIKLTAKVILIGNPYIYQMLFQLDPDFRELFKIKAEFDTTMPRTEEKIKKYAAFVCMLCEKENLKHLDGSGLAKLVEYSSRIVEDQYKLSTQFSNIADIIRESNYYATQENSQHITGEHVKKAIEEKIYRSKLIQEKIQEMIQRGFFLIDTVAEKVGQVNGLAVMGLGDFAFGNPSRVTASIGLGREGVIDIERESKMGGPIHTKGVLILSGYINDKYARDKPLSLSARLVFEQNYEGVEGDSASSTELYALLSALSGLPIKQNIAVTGSVNQKGEVQAIGGVNEKIEGFFEVCKAKGLTGDQGVMIPESNVQNLMLKEEVIDAVKAGKFNIYSVKTIDEGIELLTGTKAGQRQPEGGFEEGTVNYLVDKQLREMADRLKGYLSFEVQTKKMES; translated from the coding sequence ATGCAGTGCGAATCAACCAAAAACCTGCAACCCCTAAGCGAAATTATCGGACAAGAAAGAGCCGTTCGCGCTCTCAAATTTGGACTCGGCATCAAAAATAACGGCTTTAACATGTACGTTGCAGGTTACCCCGGCACAGGAAGAAAAACCGCCACTAAAAACTTCGTTGAAGCCCAAGCTAAAACACAGCCTGTTCCGCCAGACTGGTGCTACGTAAACAATTTCAGCGATCAATATGAACCAAAAGCTATTCAACTGCCAGCGGGAAAGGGCAAAGAATTCAAAGAAGACATGAAGAACTTTATCGAAAACATAAGAACTGCACTGCCAAAGGCTTTTGAAAGCGAAGACTACATCGCCAGAAGAGAATCAACACTCAAAGGACTCGAAAACCAAAGAAAACAACTAATCCAAGAACTAAACGCAAAAGCCCAACACGAAGGATTCGTAATCCAAACAACACCCATCGGCATCCTGCTCATCCCAGTTTTAGACGGCAAACCACTAAGCGAAGAAGAAATTCTAGCCTTACCCCAAAGCATGAAAAACAGGCTTCAGGAAAAACGCGAACATCTCGAGAAAGAGTTCACTAACACCATGAGACAACTCATTGACATGGAAAGGCAAATCCATGAAGCCCTCAACAAGCTAAACAAAGAAGTTGCCCTCTACGCCATCGGCAACCAAGTGCAGAATCTCATGGAGAAATACAAGGCTCTATCTGAAGTTACAGCTTACCTTAAGGCTGTAGAAAAAGATATCCTAGACAATCTACAGCAGTTTGTAGGAAGAGGAGAACGAAAACAGCAACTTTCCCTCCAGATGCCATGGATGCGCGAAGAACCATTCAGAAAATACGAAGTCAACGTTGTCATCGACAACTCGGAAACCACGGGTGCGCCAGTAGTTATGGAAACCAATCCGACTTACCACAATCTTTTGGGCAAAACAGAAAAAGAAGCCCAGTTTGGTGCGCTCACAACAGACTTTACTATGATTCGAGGTGGTTCAATACATAAAGCAAACGGTGGATACCTTATAATTCCAGTTGAGGACCTGTTAAGAAACCCCTTCTCATATGACGGTTTAAAACGAGACCTAAAAGACGAAAGCATAGTCATAGAAGAACCAGAAGAACGCTACGGCTTTCTGAGCGTTAAAAGCCTCAAGCCGCAACCCATAAAATTAACCGCCAAAGTAATCCTCATTGGTAACCCCTACATTTACCAAATGCTTTTCCAGCTTGACCCTGACTTTCGAGAGCTCTTCAAAATCAAAGCAGAATTCGACACAACGATGCCCCGAACAGAAGAAAAAATCAAAAAGTATGCGGCTTTTGTTTGCATGCTCTGCGAAAAAGAAAACCTCAAGCACCTTGATGGCTCAGGATTAGCCAAACTTGTTGAATACAGTTCAAGAATTGTCGAAGACCAATACAAACTGTCAACTCAATTCTCCAACATCGCCGACATCATCCGAGAATCAAACTATTATGCCACACAAGAAAACTCCCAGCACATAACAGGCGAACACGTAAAGAAAGCCATAGAAGAAAAAATCTACCGCTCAAAACTCATACAAGAAAAAATCCAAGAAATGATACAAAGAGGATTCTTCCTAATAGACACCGTTGCAGAAAAAGTTGGCCAAGTCAACGGGTTAGCAGTCATGGGCTTAGGCGACTTCGCCTTTGGGAACCCCTCACGCGTAACAGCAAGCATCGGCTTAGGCAGAGAAGGCGTAATCGACATCGAGCGAGAATCAAAAATGGGTGGTCCAATCCACACTAAAGGTGTGCTGATCCTAAGCGGTTACATCAACGACAAGTATGCGCGCGATAAGCCGTTGAGTCTTTCCGCTCGGTTGGTTTTCGAACAAAACTATGAGGGAGTTGAGGGCGATAGTGCATCAAGCACAGAATTGTACGCTCTCCTGTCAGCGTTGTCTGGTCTACCGATTAAACAAAACATTGCGGTGACAGGCTCCGTTAACCAGAAAGGTGAAGTCCAAGCTATCGGCGGCGTGAACGAGAAAATTGAAGGATTCTTTGAAGTATGTAAAGCTAAAGGGCTAACTGGCGATCAGGGCGTTATGATTCCTGAAAGCAACGTGCAAAACCTTATGCTAAAAGAAGAAGTCATTGACGCTGTAAAAGCTGGCAAATTCAACATATACTCAGTAAAAACCATCGATGAAGGTATAGAATTGCTTACTGGAACCAAAGCTGGGCAGAGGCAACCAGAAGGCGGCTTTGAAGAAGGGACAGTTAATTACCTTGTGGATAAGCAGCTCAGAGAGATGGCTGATAGACTCAAAGGATACCTGTCTTTTGAGGTGCAAACCAAAAAAATGGAAAGCTAA
- a CDS encoding endonuclease domain-containing protein — protein sequence MSYKANMHPKVSKAEIEIFKALSVAGLTNGMVTQKPIILKTTIPDFCWINKKKIVYIDGLPVHSSDKQQQRDAEIFDLLEAQGWDVLRIPYEPPLTEQGLQEIVLTIKRFLNIDEEDIE from the coding sequence TTGAGTTATAAGGCAAACATGCATCCGAAGGTCAGCAAGGCAGAAATCGAAATATTCAAAGCCCTAAGCGTTGCTGGATTAACCAATGGCATGGTAACCCAAAAACCCATCATCCTGAAAACCACTATCCCTGACTTTTGCTGGATAAACAAGAAGAAAATCGTCTATATAGATGGACTTCCAGTTCATTCCAGCGATAAACAGCAACAGCGGGATGCCGAGATTTTTGATCTCTTGGAGGCTCAAGGCTGGGATGTGCTTAGGATTCCGTATGAGCCGCCTTTAACCGAGCAAGGTTTGCAAGAGATAGTTTTGACGATAAAACGTTTTTTGAACATTGACGAGGAAGACATTGAGTAA